The Micromonospora sp. NBC_00421 genome contains a region encoding:
- a CDS encoding MFS transporter, with translation MTALTVRQVRLRYLTLYGLRWLPTGLTIPAMILLMQERGLSLTQIGLVSTAQGLVVLALELPTGGLADALGSRVVLVTAWAVSLLALGLFAVADSFALFFLVWALQGVYRALDSGPLDSWYVESTLAADPGSDYQPGLGFAGTVAGVTIAGGALLSGGLIALGPVGPVSALTVPVLVAAALQAVALVVLLFLLVETGPARGPGTLRASVVAAPRMIGQAVGLLRRSRVLLALVSVELFWGFGMVTFESLLPIRLADVVGDPERAAALLGPANSAAWLVSAAGAAATPLLLRWLGAAPAAGLLRIVQGVTVLGMGLLAGPVGVLAAYLACYAVHGASNPLHLGLLHRQVDGPYRTSVISLNSMLGQPGFALGAVLLTALADRRGVGTAMVVGAVALAVAAPLYLPAWRAGRRAAPADPTEPTGAALRGADEAGTVVGPPGR, from the coding sequence GTGACCGCACTGACCGTACGCCAGGTCCGGTTGCGCTACCTCACCCTCTACGGCCTGCGCTGGCTGCCCACCGGCCTGACCATCCCGGCGATGATCCTGCTGATGCAGGAACGCGGCCTGTCGCTGACCCAGATCGGCCTGGTCTCCACCGCGCAGGGCCTGGTCGTGCTGGCGCTGGAGCTGCCCACCGGCGGTCTGGCCGACGCGCTCGGCAGCCGGGTCGTCCTGGTCACCGCCTGGGCGGTCAGCCTGCTGGCGCTCGGCCTGTTCGCGGTGGCCGACTCCTTCGCGCTGTTCTTCCTGGTCTGGGCCCTGCAAGGGGTCTACCGGGCGCTCGACAGCGGCCCGCTCGACTCCTGGTACGTCGAGTCCACCCTGGCCGCCGACCCCGGCAGCGACTACCAGCCCGGCCTCGGCTTCGCCGGCACCGTCGCGGGCGTCACCATCGCCGGTGGCGCGCTGCTCAGCGGCGGCCTCATCGCGCTCGGGCCGGTCGGGCCGGTCAGCGCCCTGACCGTGCCGGTGCTGGTCGCCGCCGCCCTCCAGGCGGTGGCCCTGGTCGTCCTGCTGTTCCTGCTGGTCGAGACCGGCCCGGCCCGGGGTCCGGGCACGCTGCGCGCCTCGGTCGTGGCGGCCCCCCGGATGATCGGTCAGGCCGTCGGCCTGCTGCGCCGCTCCCGGGTGCTGCTCGCCCTGGTGTCGGTGGAGCTGTTCTGGGGCTTCGGCATGGTCACCTTCGAGTCGCTGCTGCCGATCCGGCTCGCCGACGTGGTCGGCGACCCCGAACGGGCGGCGGCGCTGCTCGGCCCGGCCAACTCGGCGGCCTGGCTGGTCTCGGCGGCCGGTGCGGCGGCGACCCCGCTGCTGCTGCGCTGGCTGGGCGCGGCCCCCGCCGCCGGGCTGCTGCGGATCGTGCAGGGCGTCACGGTGCTCGGCATGGGGCTGCTCGCCGGGCCGGTCGGGGTGCTGGCCGCCTACCTGGCCTGCTACGCCGTGCACGGCGCGTCCAACCCGCTGCACCTGGGGCTGCTGCACCGACAGGTCGACGGGCCCTACCGGACCAGCGTCATCTCGCTGAACTCGATGCTGGGGCAGCCGGGGTTCGCCCTCGGTGCGGTGCTGCTCACCGCCCTGGCCGACCGCCGGGGAGTCGGTACGGCGATGGTGGTCGGGGCGGTGGCGCTGGCGGTGGCCGCTCCGCTCTACCTGCCGGCGTGGCGGGCCGGACGACGGGCCGCCCCGGCGGATCCGACCGAGCCCACCGGAGCGGCACTCCGGGGTGCCGACGAGGCCGGGACGGTGGTGGGACCGCCAGGTCGGTGA
- a CDS encoding ArsR/SmtB family transcription factor produces MENDDTGGRPATSSVRIDHRQVRVLAHPLRLRLLGALRVQGPATATTLAGLLATNTGATSYHLRQLADVGLVVEDPDRGTGRQRWWRAAHEVTDWEPSDFDDDPDARAAIEWIQGDQVRLLAERAERWFAVQQDWSPAWRDAFGMSDAFLTLPADRLQALEDELWQVVERYRAGADPQQADAERVHVFLAAFPMIGQ; encoded by the coding sequence ATGGAGAACGACGACACCGGCGGGCGACCCGCGACCAGCTCCGTCCGGATCGACCACCGGCAGGTCCGCGTCCTGGCCCACCCGCTTCGGCTGCGGCTGCTCGGCGCGCTGCGGGTGCAGGGGCCGGCCACCGCCACCACCCTCGCCGGGCTGCTCGCCACAAACACCGGCGCCACCAGCTACCACCTGCGCCAGCTCGCCGACGTGGGCCTGGTGGTCGAGGACCCTGACCGGGGCACCGGGCGGCAGCGCTGGTGGCGGGCCGCGCACGAGGTGACCGACTGGGAGCCGAGCGACTTCGACGACGACCCCGACGCCCGCGCCGCGATCGAGTGGATCCAGGGCGACCAGGTACGACTGCTGGCCGAGCGGGCCGAACGCTGGTTCGCCGTCCAGCAGGACTGGTCACCGGCCTGGCGGGACGCGTTCGGGATGAGCGACGCCTTCCTCACCCTCCCGGCGGACCGGCTCCAGGCCCTGGAGGACGAGCTGTGGCAGGTCGTGGAGCGCTACCGCGCAGGGGCGGACCCGCAGCAGGCGGACGCCGAGCGGGTGCACGTCTTCCTGGCCGCGTTCCCGATGATCGGTCAGTAG
- the aspS gene encoding aspartate--tRNA ligase, protein MIRTHDAGSLRATDAGTTVTLAGWVARRRDHGGVIFVDLRDGSGVVQVVFREEDAHALRNEFCVKVTGEVTRRPEGNENPELPTGEIEVTVSALEVLSEAAPLPLPVDDQIEAGDDIRLRYRYLDLRRSGPANALRLRSRANQLARGVLHERDFLEIETPTLTRSTPEGARDFLVPVRLQPGSWYALPQSPQLFKQLLMVGGMERYYQIARCYRDEDFRADRQPEFTQLDIEMSFVTEDDVIDLGEAIVSALWKDLADHEISRPIPRITWHDAMARYGSDKPDLRYGLELTELTDYLRGTAFRVFAGAIDAGGYVGAVVMPGGAAQTRKELDGWQDWAKARGARGLAYVVLDAETGEARGPVAKNLSAEHLGGLADAVGAKPGDAVFFAASTNAREAQELLGAARIEIAKRAKLIDESAWAFCWVVDAPMFERTDDEGWTAVHHPFTSPNAEWVDRFEEAPDRALAYAYDIVCNGNEIGGGSIRIHRGDVQQRVFDLLGITPTEAQDKFGFLLEAFKYGAPPHGGIAFGWDRVCMLLAGADSIREVIAFPKTRGGFDPLTGAPTPITTQQRTEAGIDAKPKPPTASPGTAGPAAPVTDPV, encoded by the coding sequence GTGATCCGTACCCATGACGCCGGCAGCCTGCGCGCGACGGACGCCGGCACCACGGTGACGCTCGCCGGGTGGGTGGCCCGCCGGCGCGACCACGGCGGTGTCATCTTCGTCGACCTGCGCGACGGCTCCGGTGTGGTCCAGGTGGTGTTCCGCGAGGAGGACGCGCACGCGCTGCGCAACGAGTTCTGCGTCAAGGTCACCGGTGAGGTGACCCGCCGCCCCGAGGGCAACGAGAACCCGGAGCTGCCCACCGGCGAGATCGAGGTGACCGTCAGCGCGCTGGAGGTGCTCTCCGAGGCCGCGCCGCTGCCGCTGCCGGTGGACGACCAGATCGAGGCCGGTGACGACATCCGGCTGCGCTACCGCTACCTGGACCTGCGCCGCAGCGGACCGGCCAACGCCCTGCGGCTGCGCTCCCGGGCCAACCAGCTGGCCCGGGGGGTGCTGCACGAGCGGGACTTCCTGGAGATCGAGACCCCTACGCTGACCCGGTCCACCCCGGAGGGGGCCCGGGACTTCCTGGTCCCGGTCCGGCTCCAGCCGGGCAGTTGGTACGCGCTGCCGCAGTCGCCGCAGCTGTTCAAGCAGCTGCTCATGGTCGGCGGCATGGAGCGGTACTACCAGATCGCCCGCTGCTACCGCGACGAGGACTTCCGGGCCGACCGGCAGCCGGAGTTCACCCAGCTCGACATCGAGATGTCCTTCGTCACCGAGGACGACGTGATCGACCTCGGCGAGGCGATCGTCTCGGCGCTCTGGAAGGACCTGGCCGACCATGAGATCTCCCGGCCGATTCCCCGGATCACCTGGCACGACGCGATGGCCCGGTACGGCTCCGACAAGCCCGACCTGCGCTACGGCCTGGAGCTGACCGAGCTGACCGACTACCTGCGCGGCACCGCCTTCCGGGTCTTCGCCGGGGCGATCGACGCGGGCGGCTACGTCGGCGCGGTGGTCATGCCGGGCGGTGCGGCGCAGACCCGCAAGGAGCTGGACGGCTGGCAGGACTGGGCCAAGGCGCGTGGCGCGCGTGGCCTGGCGTACGTGGTGCTGGACGCGGAGACCGGTGAGGCGCGCGGGCCGGTGGCGAAGAACCTGTCCGCCGAGCACCTGGGCGGGCTGGCCGACGCGGTCGGGGCCAAGCCCGGTGACGCGGTGTTCTTCGCCGCCAGCACGAACGCCCGGGAGGCGCAGGAGCTGCTCGGCGCGGCCCGGATCGAGATCGCCAAGCGGGCGAAGCTGATCGACGAGAGCGCCTGGGCGTTCTGCTGGGTGGTCGACGCCCCGATGTTCGAACGCACTGACGACGAGGGCTGGACCGCGGTGCACCACCCGTTCACCTCGCCGAACGCCGAGTGGGTCGACCGGTTCGAGGAGGCCCCCGACCGCGCGTTGGCGTACGCGTACGACATCGTCTGCAACGGCAACGAGATCGGCGGCGGCTCGATCCGTATCCACCGGGGCGACGTGCAGCAGCGCGTCTTCGACCTGCTGGGCATCACCCCCACCGAGGCGCAGGACAAGTTCGGCTTCCTGCTGGAGGCGTTCAAGTACGGCGCCCCGCCGCACGGCGGCATCGCCTTCGGGTGGGACCGGGTCTGCATGCTGCTGGCCGGGGCCGACTCGATCCGCGAGGTGATCGCCTTCCCGAAGACCCGGGGCGGCTTCGACCCGCTGACCGGCGCCCCCACCCCGATCACCACCCAGCAACGCACCGAGGCCGGCATCGACGCCAAGCCCAAGCCCCCGACCGCCTCCCCCGGCACCGCCGGCCCCGCCGCCCCGGTAACCGACCCGGTCTAA
- a CDS encoding sugar nucleotide-binding protein encodes MPGVAARRLDVTDRDAVRRLVAEVRPDVVIATAYRNDDWTVTADGAAHVAYAAAEVGARLVHLSSDALHAGRPTPYLDDDVPTPVHPYGAAKAAAETAVRVVDPGAVLVRTSLILGRAANRSSSAGTR; translated from the coding sequence GTGCCCGGGGTTGCGGCGCGGCGGCTCGACGTGACCGACCGGGACGCGGTGCGCCGGCTGGTTGCCGAGGTACGCCCGGACGTCGTCATCGCGACCGCGTACCGCAACGACGACTGGACGGTCACCGCCGACGGGGCGGCGCACGTCGCGTACGCGGCGGCCGAGGTCGGGGCGCGGTTGGTGCACCTGTCCAGCGACGCGCTGCACGCCGGCCGTCCGACCCCCTATCTCGACGACGACGTGCCGACCCCGGTGCATCCCTACGGTGCGGCGAAGGCGGCGGCGGAGACCGCCGTACGGGTGGTCGACCCGGGCGCGGTGCTGGTGCGGACCTCGCTGATCCTGGGGAGGGCAGCAAACAGATCCAGCTCTGCCGGGACGCGTTGA